The sequence TGATGCTTAGCGTAGGAGGTGGAATGAATGGAAATTTTTTTGAAAGTGTTGCTTCTGATTTTTTCTATCGGTCTGATTACGGTGGTTCTGCTGCAAAAAGGCAAAAGCGCAGGCCTCGCGGGCGCCATCTCCGGCGGAGCTGAGCATCTGTTCGGTAAGACGAAAGCGCGCGGTATGGAGCTGGTACTCCAGCGTGTGACGGTAGGACTAGCGGCGGGATTCTTTATCCTGTCCATTATCGTCGCCGTTGTGATTAAATAAAACAGACGAATGGAACCTTCGCTCTTCTTACGATGGAGCGGAGGTTTTTTTGTAATCGGCGGAAAGGGATGCCAAGGATTGATTTCGTGTATACTAGGGTATGAAGTATTATAGACGATAGCATACATATCAGCCGGCGGCCTGCGCCGCGGTGGGCCGAGGTGACGAAGATGATAACGCAAGAGAATTTGCTGGACTTCATGCGGGAAACCGCTTATAAACCAATGACTTATGAGGAACTTATTGATCACTTTCATTTTACGGGAGAAGAGGAGCTAAAGGCATTTAACGATCTGCTAAGCACCCTGGAGCAGGATGGGCGGATCGTGCTTACACGTACCGGACGGTACGGTGTGCCGGAGCGGATGGACCTGCTGCGCGGCCGCCTGCAGGCTCATGCGAAGGGCTTTGCTTTCCTGATTC is a genomic window of Paenibacillus durus ATCC 35681 containing:
- the secG gene encoding preprotein translocase subunit SecG, whose product is MEIFLKVLLLIFSIGLITVVLLQKGKSAGLAGAISGGAEHLFGKTKARGMELVLQRVTVGLAAGFFILSIIVAVVIK